A window of the Macaca nemestrina isolate mMacNem1 chromosome X, mMacNem.hap1, whole genome shotgun sequence genome harbors these coding sequences:
- the LOC105476721 gene encoding uncharacterized protein CXorf49-like, protein MRSRGTGVKCACRSHAGSGTSPTSAWDEGGSVPKASLFLLRGPVRWAWLDSALPFRRYQDDRLPTAQAARTGAMSSPDKVSVCGAGFDLEGGEQAGSCMASPRAPRGRGHGLDLGAPGSLEGQSGFTDPKVFSFESESELIEQGKVVLWGREGRPGTPVDDQGDVVDYSSYLADEPAAIVPPPSVQGQPSPEGAAAEGSADNWEDLEREIEDLTQQLAAMQFFSDKFQDL, encoded by the exons ATGAGAAGTCGCGGCACTGGCGTCAAGTGCGCGTGCAGAAGCCACGCGGGGTCGGGGACATCTCCTACTTCCGCCTGGGATGAGGGTGGCAGTGTCCCGAAGGCCTCACTGTTCCTGTTGCGTGGCCCAGTCCGCTGGGCTTGGCTGGACTCGGCTCTCCCCTTCCGCCGTTACCAGGACGACCGTCTCCCCACAGCCCAGGCTGCCCGGACTGGTGCCATGAGCTCCCCCGACAAGGTATCCGTTTGTGGGGCTGGTTTCGACCTGGAGGGTGGCGAGCAGGCTGGCTCCTGCATGGCCAGCCCCAGAGCCCCACGGGGCCGGGGCCACGGCCTCGATTTGGGGGCACCAGGCAGCCTCGAGGGCCAGAGCGGGTTCACAGATCCCAAGGTTTTCAGCTTCGAGTCTGAGAGCGAATTGATAGAGCAGGGAAAGGTGGTGCTCTGGGGCCGGGAAGGCCGGCCTGGCACCCCCGTCGACGACCAAGGGGACGTTGTGGACTACTCGTCCTACCTGGCTGACGAACCAGCCGCCATCGTGCCGCCGCCCAGCGTCCAAGGACAGCCGTCCCCAGAAGGCGCCGCTGCCGAAGGGTCGGCTGACAACTGGGAGGACCTGGAG AGGGAAATTGAGGACCTTACACAGCAACTAG CGGCCATGCAGTTCTTCAGTGACAAGTTCCAGGACCTTTGA
- the LOC105476722 gene encoding uncharacterized protein CXorf49 has translation MSSPDKVSVCGAGFDLEGGEQAGSHTASPGAPGDHSHGLNLGVQGSRDGDGESGFTDPEGFSFESESELIEQGRVVLWGREGRPGTPIDDQGDVVDYSFYLAEEPAAIVPPPSVQGQPFPEGAAAEGSADNWADLEVGPSGRDALGPSPGKRQQASADRLHLCGPGPVQAWNNPERGSKSRWSLRLDPQQPSAKGPTRMSTHDSDSADESSGLPLMRVGIRRNKGSQAKPGSPKKAADTSRHAGFHCKESYRPVPGRFLTSAPRGLTPVVERPAVGELEDSPQKKMQSRAWGKVEARPSCSGAATAGALPQGLSRRKMAKGKKSPGGASQLAPGRAFPACGKRLSAAPPEPATFPPFSGVQPHGMSKKPQKPKHRGPGKKPAGRKTRESQVAAREDNDPNRDEVPKAQLPTHRPGLPRLSMRRGELSSGDPNIRAPQVPGTSEPSAYSLGGLLPRRHAPSGDQQPPVHPPRPERQQQAPGAQDCPRCIWLQREIDELTQQLAAMQFLADKIQEL, from the exons ATGAGCTCCCCCGACAAGGTATCCGTTTGTGGGGCCGGTTTCGACCTGGAGGGTGGCGAGCAGGCTGGCTCCCACACGGCCAGCCCCGGAGCCCCAGGGGACCACAGCCACGGCCTCAATTTGGGGGTGCAGGGCAGCCGCGATGGCGACGGAGAGAGCGGGTTCACAGATCCGGAGGGCTTCAGCTTTGAGTCTGAGAGCGAACTGATAGAGCAAGGAAGGGTGGTGCTCTGGGGCCGGGAAGGACGGCCAGGCACCCCGATCGATGACCAAGGGGACGTTGTGGACTACTCATTCTACCTGGCTGAAGAACCAGCCGCCATCGTGCCGCCGCCCAGCGTCCAGGGACAGCCGTTCCCAGAAGGCGCCGCTGCCGAAGGGTCGGCTGACAATTGGGCGGACCTGGAGGTGGGTCCCAGTGGGAGAGACGCGCTGGGCCCCAGCCCCGGAAAACGGCAGCAGGCCTCTGCCGACCGTCTCCACCTCTGTggtcctgggccagtgcaggcctGGAACAACCCGGAAAGGGGCTCGAAGAGCAGATGGAGCCTCCGCCTGGATCCCCAGCAGCCCTCTGCGAAAGGCCCCACCAGGATGTCTACCCACGACTCTGATTCCGCAGATGAGAGCAGCGGCTTACCACTGATGAGGGTGGGCATTCGCCGCAACAAAGGAAGCCAGGCCAAGCCCGGCAGCCCCAAGAAGGCAGCAGACACATCCAGACACGCAGGCTTCCACTGCAAGGAGAGTTACCGGCCCGTGCCGGGCCGTTTCCTGACCTCTGCTCCCCGCGGACTCACTCCAGTCGTGGAGAGGCCGGCTGTGGGAGAGCTGGAGGACTCTCCCCAGAAGAAAATGCAGAGCAGGGCCTGGGGAAAGGTGGAGGCCaggcccagctgctcaggagctgCCACTGCAGGggccctgccccagggcctttcaAGGAGGAAGATGGCCAAGGGGAAGAAGTCCCCAGGAGGTGCCTCTCAACTGGCTCCGGGGAGAGCCTTTCCTGCCTGCGGAAAGAGACTCTCAGCCGCTCCCCCGGAGCCGGCCACCTTCCCGCCATTCTCCGGTGTGCAGCCACACGGGATGTCCAAGAAACCACAAAAGCCTAAGCACAGAGGCCCTGGGAAGAAACCTGCAGGAAGGAAGACCAGGGAGTCCCAGGTTGCGGCCAGAGAAGATAATGACCCAAATCGAGATGAGGTCCCAAAGGCCCAA CTTCCCACACACAGGCCAGGGCTGCCTCGCCTGTCCATGCGTCGTGGAGAACTCAGCAGCGGTGACCCCAACATCAGAGCTCCCCAAGTTCCGGGAACTTCCGAGCCCTCGGCCTACAGCCTGGGAGGCCTCCTGCCCAGACGTCATGCACCCTCCG GTGACCAGCAGCCGCCTGTCCATCCCCCAAGACCAGAAAGGCAGCAGCAGGCCCCGGGAGCCCAGGACTGTCCTCGG TGCATCTGGCTGCAGAGGGAAATTGATGAACTTACACAGCAGCTAG CGGCCATGCAGTTCCTCGCTGACAAGATCCAGGAGCTTTGA